A section of the Castanea sativa cultivar Marrone di Chiusa Pesio chromosome 12, ASM4071231v1 genome encodes:
- the LOC142619302 gene encoding aspartic proteinase CDR1-like, giving the protein MASSVRFHPCFLVASILSYYVIGHLVIAHNVPQAQLIPDRNQNLMKVSIGTPPVDFYGSIDTGSDLVWTQCLPCDACFKQNHPMFDSKRSSTYRKISCQSEECCILLDETTCSPQDICNYKYGYASGLTKGVLAKEKVTINSTSGQAVSFDIAFGCAHNTSGFHYKGHGTGIIGLGAGPLSFVSQIGSKRFSYCMLPYGTDPSITSKISFGNGSEVVGDGVVSTPFVGGDQYYVTLEGISVGDTYVPFNSSGKVSKGNVCIDSGSPPLTLPPDFYDRLVVEVKKQISIDPIKNDTLLGTRLCYRTEITNENGPILTVHFEGADIELKPIHTFNRPVKEYEYYCFAITNIANTELDFKDGTGVYGSNVQANFLIGYDLETRMVSFKPTDCTKL; this is encoded by the coding sequence ATGGCAAGCAGTGTCAGATTTCATCCATGCTTCCTTGTTGCCTCTATTCTCTCATATTATGTTATAGGCCATTTGGTTATAGCTCATAATGTTCCCCAAGCACAATTAATACCAGACAGAAATCAAAATCTCATGAAGGTCTCAATTGGCACTCCACCAGTTGACTTCTATGGCTCTATTGATACAGGCAGTGACCTTGTGTGGACACAATGTCTACCTTGTGATGCTTGCTTCAAACAGAATCATCCCATGTTCGATTCTAAAAGGTCCTCCACATACCGCAAAATTTCTTGTCAATCAGAAGAATGTTGTATACTATTGGATGAAACCACATGTTCTCCTCAAGATATTTGCAATTACAAGTACGGATATGCTTCTGGTTTGACCAAAGGTGTTTTGGCCAAAgaaaaagttaccattaattctACCTCAGGGCAAGCGGTTTCCTTTGACATTGCTTTTGGATGTGCACACAACACAAGTGGCTTCCATTACAAAGGCCATGGGACGGGAATCATTGGGTTAGGAGCAGGGCCTTTGTCCTTCGTTTCACAAATTGGTAGCAAGAGGTTTTCTTATTGCATGTTGCCATATGGTACTGATCCTAGTATTACAAGCAAGATAAGTTTTGGCAATGGCAGTGAAGTTGTGGGTGATGGTGTGGTTTCAACACCATTTGTAGGTGGAGATCAATATTATGTGACACTAGAAGGAATTAGTGTTGGAGACACATATGTACCCTTTAACTCTTCAGGTAAGGTTTCTAAGGGCAACGTTTGTATCGATTCAGGATCACCACCATTGACTTTGCCACCAGATTTTTATGATCGCTTAGTGGTGGAAGTGAAGAAGCAGATTTCAATTGATCCCATTAAAAATGACACTCTTTTGGGAACACGGCTTTGCTATAGAACTGAAATTACTAATGAAAATGGACCAATATTAACTGTCCATTTTGAAGGTGCAGATATAGAGTTAAAGCCTATACATACTTTCAATCGACCAGTTAAAGAATATGAATATTACTGCTTTGCAATTACAAATATTGCAAATACTGAGTTGGATTTTAAGGATGGCACAGGAGTGTATGGCAGCAATGTTCAAGCAAATTTTTTGATTGGGTATGACTTGGAAACAAGGATGGTCTCCTTCAAGCCAACTGATTGCACCAAATTGTAG
- the LOC142619655 gene encoding late embryogenesis abundant protein At5g17165, translating to MAANSNSRGVALSLGKRVVNRIRTSNSTTRDPPLTTLRRAAHTSAYDKNPEDHTPLNVVPDNVIPPHSDKYWEPHPQTGVFGPPAGQASTAGGDRTANGGEDSVLEQKAWFRPSGLEDLEKPHSL from the exons ATGGCAGCCAATTCGAATAGCCGAGGGGTCGCTTTAAGCTTGGGCAAGCGTGTCGTCAATCGGATCCGCACTTCCAACTCTACCACTCGCGATCCACCTCTTACTACTCTCAG GAGGGCTGCACACACCTCGGCGTATGACAAGAACCCGGAGGACCACACCCCCCTGAACGTAGTCCCAGACAATGTAATACCCCCTCACTCCGACAAGTACTGGGAACCGCACCCTCAAACTGGGGTCTTTGGACCGCCTGCCGGGCAAGCCTCAACCGCAGGCGGCGACCGTACTGCGAATGGTGGTGAGGACTCTGTGCTTGAGCAGAAGGCCTGGTTCCGTCCCTCTGGTCTGGAGGACTTGGAGAAGCCTCACTCTCTCTGA
- the LOC142618601 gene encoding uncharacterized protein LOC142618601, translated as MFMVMVLFSLSSTRGVTSFFLCSSSNLSILNKGVKEVSLRAFDKKNLVTKSPESLVKGKELSWEIYNHTICDCCKVGDIDRAMTLLARMEASGLHPNLISYTHLIEALGSIGRTLEAEAVFQEMICSGFKPRVNLYNVLLRVFLKKGLLGGAVKVLDVMDDLGICRNQETYEVLLDYYVNAGRLEDTWGIINEMRRKRFQLSSFVYSKIIGLYRDNGMWKKAMGIVEEIREMGMSLDKQIYNSIIDTFGKYGDLDEALEVFEKMRQEGLRPDITTWNSLIRWHCKVGDLSKALELFTQMLEQGLYPDPKIFITIISCLGEQGKWDVIKKNFETMKYRGYKKSGAIYAVLVDIYGQYGKFADAEECISALKSEGVQLSASIFCVVANAYAQQGLCEQTLKVLQLMEAEGIEPNIIMLNVLINAFGITGRHMEALSIYDQMKESGISPDVVTYSTLMKAYIRARKFDKVPEIYEQMEYAGCTPDRKAREMLQAALMVLEQRPYMY; from the exons ATGTTCATGGTGATGGTGTTGTTTTCACTATCATCCACCCGTGGTGtcacttctttcttcttgtGTAGTTCCTCTAATCTTTCCATACTGAACAAGGGTGTCAAAGAAGTAAGTTTAAGGGCATTTGACAAAAAGAACTTGGTTACAAAGTCCCCAGAAAGCCTtgtaaaaggaaaggaactttCTTGGGAGATATATAACCACACAATATGTGATTGTTGCAAAGTGGGAGATATTGACAGGGCTATGACTCTTCTCGCTAGGATGGAAGCTTCGGGGCTTCATCCCAACTTGATATCCTACACCCATTTGATTGAAGCTCTTGGAAGTATAGGAAGGACTTTGGAAGCTGAAGCAGTTTTCCAAGAAATGATATGTTCTGGGTTTAAGCCTAGAGTGAACTTGTACAATGTTTTGCTTAGAGTTTTCTTAAAGAAAGGGCTCCTAGGAGGTGCAGTTAAGGTATTAGATGTAATGGACGATTTGGGTATTTGTAGGAATCAAGAAACATATGAGGTTCTTCTGGATTACTATGTGAATGCTGGGCGTTTGGAAGATACTTGGGGAATAATCAATGAAATGAGGCGCAAGAGGTTTCAACTGAGCTCATTTGTGTATAGTAAGATTATTGGTCTTTACAGGGATAATGGGATGTGGAAGAAAGCAATGGGCATTGTGGAAGAGATTAGGGAGATGGGGATGTCACTAGACAAGCAGATTTATAATAGCATTATAGATACGTTTGGGAAATATGGTGACTTGGATGAAGCCTTGGAAGTGTTTGAGAAAATGCGACAAGAAGGTTTAAGGCCTGATATAACAACATGGAATTCTTTGATCAGGTGGCATTGTAAGGTTGGAGATTTATCTAAGGCCCTTGAGTTGTTCACCCAAATGCTAGAACAAGGGTTATATCCTGATCCAAAGATCTTCATTACCATTATTAGCTGTTTGGGAGAGCAGGGAAAGTGGGATGTGATAAAGAAGAATTTTGAGACTATGAAATATAGAGGATATAAAAAAAGTGGCGCCATTTATGCAGTTTTGGTTGATATTTATGGGCAATATGGGAAATTTGCTGATGCTGAGGAGTGCATATCTGCTCTAAAGTCAGAAGGTGTTCAACTTTCAGCTAGCATTTTTTGTGTCGTAGCAAATGCTTATGCTCAGCAG GGATTATGTGAACAGACACTTAAGGTACTTCAGCTCATGGAAGCAGAGGGGATTGAGCCAAATATTATAATGCTGAATGTGTTGATCAATGCATTTGGTATTACTGGGAGACATATGGAGGCATTATCAATTTATGACCAGATGAAAGAAAGT GGTATTAGTCCTGATGTGGTTACCTATAGTACGCTTATGAAGGCATATATTAGGGCAAGGAAATTTGATAAG GTCCCTGAAATATACGAGCAAATGGAATATGCTGGATGTACTCCAGATAGGAAGGCTAGAGAGATGTTACAAGCTGCATTAATGGTCCTTGAACAGAGACCATATATGTACTAG